DNA from Dehalococcoidia bacterium:
ACGATGCGATCGTGCTCGACTGGATGCTGCCCGGCCGCGACGGTGTCAGCATCTGCCGCAATTTGCGGCGGGCACGGGTGGCCACGCCGATCCTGATGCTCACCGCGCGCGACACGGTCGAGCGCCGCGTCGAAGGGCTCGATGCCGGCGCGGACGACTACCTGGTGAAGCCGTTCGCCTCGATCGAGCTGCTGGCGCGCCTGCGCTCGATCAGCCGCCGACGCACCGACGAGCTGCCGGAGGCGCGGCTGAGCGCGGCCGACCTGGAGATGGACCTACTGCGCCACCAGGTCACACGCGGCGGCAAGCCGATCGAGCTGACCGCACGCGAGTTCGCCCTGCTCGAATACTTCCTCCGCCATCCCGGCCAGGCGCTGACGCGCACGCAGATCCTCGCCGCGGTCTGGCGATACGATACCGAGGTCATCTCCAACGTGG
Protein-coding regions in this window:
- a CDS encoding response regulator transcription factor, with protein sequence MRVLVVEDDRRLVRALRRVLEEERYVVDEAFDGVDGEELARAGEYDAIVLDWMLPGRDGVSICRNLRRARVATPILMLTARDTVERRVEGLDAGADDYLVKPFASIELLARLRSISRRRTDELPEARLSAADLEMDLLRHQVTRGGKPIELTAREFALLEYFLRHPGQALTRTQILAAVWRYDTEVISNVVDIYVHYLRDKIDQGFAKKLLHTIRGVGYALRE